GGCTCGGCCGCCAGGCGCTCCGCCACCTTCAGCATCTCGTCAACGCTGAGCTCGCCGCCCGGCGAGCCCACTCCGGCGGCGGCAACGGCGCGCACCCACGTCGACGCGGCGCGGTCCGGCCCGATGGCGCGGGCCAGGAACGCCAGCGCATCGTCGCGCGTGGGCGGAATGAGAGCGCCGTCCGTGCCGTCTACGCCGTTTCCCGTCATTTTGATCCAAACACTGGGAAAATGCTAAAACTTCCCGAAAAGGTGATGCTACCCCCATGCTGGGCCCGGGTCAAGAGACCCGTTTCGGGCGTGCCCCGCAAGCGGTATCGTTCTCGCCGGAGCGTGGCGACGACAACGGTGCAAAGGTTTACGCAGATGAGCTCGACGCGGGTGTTCAGGGTGCCGCACGTGGTGATCGTGGGCGGCGGATTCGGCGGCCTTTCGGCGGCGCGGGCGCTGCGCAACGCGCCCGTCAGCGCCACGCTCGTCGACCGGCGCAACCACCACCTCTTTCAGCCGCTGCTCTACCAGGTGGCCACGGCCACGCTGTCCCCCGCCGACATCGCGGCGCCCATCCGCCTGATCCTGCGCCGCAGCCGCGCCACCGAGGTGCTGATGGCCGAGGTCACCGGCTTCGACCTCGACGAGCGCAAGGTGTGCCTGGCGGATGGCCGCACCCTGGACTACGACTACCTGGTGGTGGCCACGGGCGCCACGCACGCCTACTTCGGCCACCCCGAGTGGGAGCCGCTGGCCCCGGGGCTCAAGACGGTGGAGGACGCAACGGAGATCCGCCGCCGCTTTCTGCTGGCCTTCGAGGCCGCCGAAGCCGCCACGGATCCGCAGGAGCGGCGTGACCTGCTCACCTTCGTCGTCATCGGCGCGGGGCCCACGGGGGTGGAGATGGCCGGGGCCATGGCCGAGACCGCGCGCCGGTCGCTGGTGCGCGACTTCCGCAACATCGACACGTCCACCGCCCGCGTGATCCTGCTGGAAGGCGGGCCGCGCGTGCTGGCCGCGTACGAGGAGGGACTGAGCGACTATGCGCGGCGCGCCCTGGAGCACATTGGCGTGGAGGTGCGCACGGGCTCCATCGTCACCCGCATCGAGCCCGACGCGGTGTACGTCGGCGACGAGTGCATCCGCACCCGC
This Longimicrobium sp. DNA region includes the following protein-coding sequences:
- a CDS encoding NAD(P)/FAD-dependent oxidoreductase; protein product: MSSTRVFRVPHVVIVGGGFGGLSAARALRNAPVSATLVDRRNHHLFQPLLYQVATATLSPADIAAPIRLILRRSRATEVLMAEVTGFDLDERKVCLADGRTLDYDYLVVATGATHAYFGHPEWEPLAPGLKTVEDATEIRRRFLLAFEAAEAATDPQERRDLLTFVVIGAGPTGVEMAGAMAETARRSLVRDFRNIDTSTARVILLEGGPRVLAAYEEGLSDYARRALEHIGVEVRTGSIVTRIEPDAVYVGDECIRTRNVVWAAGVTASPLGRMLGVPTDPVGRVMVQRDLSVPGHPELFVIGDLAHLKDKRGNLLPGVGPVALQQGRHVARNIGATLRGEERRPFRYIDKGSMATIGRRKAVLQAHQVQVEGWFAWLAWLFVHIFFLIGFRNRLLVMVQWAWSYLTWQRGARLITGEVGSELAPPGKPLGTVDRAQRPLSEGRPAARDAAVAAAQGQVAPSDAEGTGWMGGDRAQGSSPPAG